One segment of Triticum aestivum cultivar Chinese Spring chromosome 2A, IWGSC CS RefSeq v2.1, whole genome shotgun sequence DNA contains the following:
- the LOC123184472 gene encoding uncharacterized protein, whose protein sequence is MDRWIDPRIALAKQYPGYDISELDHLVEDESLQVKYTLERMKVLFETPSGFAIFAIDSGYLYDIGSDYTGIEFVWLKRFLKLTDRSTAISTTGIDESLAELVEEECNRGHKLIVGESAYKEAIEAQLAIPCICDEATKELMWGLQNLLHALVPEEKSKFSKQDRNYHSRKLLDYLHRNVSEDIKPEMVSPLL, encoded by the exons ATGGATCGATGGATAGACCCACGCATAGCCCTTGCGAAGCAATATCCGGGGTACGATATCTCGGAACTGGATCACCTCGTCGAGGACGAGAGTCTTCAAGTCAAGTACACCCTGGAGCGCATGAAGGTGCTCTTCGAGACGCCATCCGGCTTCGCAATCTTCGCCATCGATTCAGGATACCTCTATGACATCGGCAGCGACTACACTGGCATTGAG TTCGTCTGGCTAAAGAGATTCCTGAAGCTTACCGACAGGTCTACTGCCATTAGTACTACTGGTATTGATGAAAGCCTTGCCGAGcttgttgaggaggagtgcaataGAGGGCATAAATTAATTGTCGGTGAATCTGCATACAAAGAAGCTATTGAAGCTCAATTG GCAATTCCCTGTATATGTGATGAAGCAACAAAGGAGCTGATGTGGGGCCTGCAAAACCTGTTGCATGCTTTAGTTCCTGAAGAGAAATCGAAGTTCAGCAAGCAGGATCGCAATTACCACAGCCGAAAATTACTCGACTACCTGCATAGAAATGTCTCTGAAGACATCAAGCCTGAAATGGTGAGTCCACTGCTTTAG